The Pseudosulfitobacter pseudonitzschiae genome includes a region encoding these proteins:
- the infB gene encoding translation initiation factor IF-2: MSDTDGKKTLGLRGGARPGNVKQSFSHGRTKNVVVETKRKRVVVPKTGASKGGASGASLGDPAKRPAGITDAEMERRLKAVQAARSREVEEAAAREAEEKARAEDRERRRAEQEAKEQEERDREESLKAKAEEEERKLREAEAAAQAAAAPAPAAAEQPQRAAPSRPAPQDATARKKDRDADQRNNRNKGADDGRRSGKLTLNQALSGGEGGRQRSMAAMKRKQERARQKAMGGSVEREKVTRTVNLPEAIVVSELANRMAERVGDVVKSLMQMGMMVTQNQTIDADTAELIIEEFGHTVNRVSDADVEQVIHEVEDKPEDLQPRPPVITIMGHVDHGKTSLLDAIRNAKVVAGEAGGITQHIGAYQVVTDTGAVLSFLDTPGHAAFTSMRSRGAQVTDIVVLVVAADDAVMPQTVEAINHAKAAKVPMIVAINKIDKPGANPDKVRTDLLQHEVIVEKMSGEVQDVEVSAINGDGLDDLLEAIALQSELLELKANPNRAAQGAVIEAQLDVGRGPVATVLIQNGTLRQGDIFVVGEQYGKVRALINDKGERIKEAGPSVPVEVLGLNGTPEAGDVLNVTSTEAQAREIAEYREKAAKDKRAAAGAATTLEQLMANAKENENVSELPILVKADVQGSAEAIVQAMEKIGNDEVRVRVLHSGVGAITETDVGLAEASGAPIMGFNVRANASARNTANQKGVEIRYYSVIYDLVDDVKAAASGLLSNEIKENFIGYANIKEVFKVTGIGKVAGCLVTEGVARRSAGVRLLRDNVVVHEGTLKTLKRFKDEVSDVQSGQECGMAFENYDDIREGDVIEIFEREEVTRTLA, translated from the coding sequence ATGAGCGATACAGACGGTAAGAAGACATTGGGACTGCGCGGAGGCGCGCGTCCGGGGAATGTGAAACAGAGTTTCAGCCACGGGCGGACCAAGAACGTCGTCGTCGAAACCAAACGCAAGCGCGTTGTGGTGCCCAAGACAGGTGCGTCCAAGGGAGGCGCCAGCGGTGCTTCGCTGGGTGATCCTGCAAAACGTCCCGCAGGTATTACCGATGCGGAAATGGAACGTCGCCTGAAGGCCGTTCAAGCTGCACGGTCGCGCGAGGTCGAAGAGGCCGCTGCACGCGAAGCGGAAGAAAAGGCACGCGCTGAAGACCGCGAGCGCCGCCGCGCCGAGCAGGAAGCGAAAGAGCAAGAAGAGCGCGATCGCGAAGAAAGCCTTAAGGCGAAGGCCGAAGAGGAAGAGCGCAAGCTGCGCGAGGCTGAAGCCGCCGCACAAGCGGCTGCCGCACCGGCGCCTGCTGCTGCCGAACAGCCGCAGCGCGCTGCGCCTTCGCGCCCCGCGCCGCAGGATGCAACAGCCCGCAAGAAAGATCGCGACGCCGATCAGCGCAACAACCGCAACAAGGGCGCTGACGATGGTCGCCGCTCTGGCAAGCTGACGTTGAATCAGGCTCTGTCCGGTGGTGAAGGTGGCCGTCAACGTTCGATGGCCGCAATGAAGCGCAAGCAAGAGCGTGCGCGTCAAAAGGCGATGGGTGGTTCGGTCGAGCGTGAAAAGGTTACGCGCACCGTCAATCTGCCCGAAGCTATCGTTGTGTCCGAGCTGGCCAACCGTATGGCAGAGCGCGTGGGCGACGTTGTGAAGTCGCTGATGCAGATGGGCATGATGGTTACACAAAACCAGACCATCGACGCCGACACAGCCGAACTGATCATCGAAGAATTTGGCCACACCGTGAACCGCGTGTCCGACGCCGACGTCGAGCAGGTGATCCACGAAGTCGAAGACAAACCCGAAGATCTGCAACCGCGTCCTCCGGTCATTACGATCATGGGCCACGTTGACCACGGCAAGACATCGCTGCTGGATGCAATCCGCAACGCCAAGGTTGTCGCAGGCGAGGCCGGTGGCATCACCCAGCACATCGGTGCCTATCAGGTTGTGACCGACACCGGTGCTGTCCTGTCGTTCCTCGACACACCGGGTCACGCGGCGTTTACGTCGATGCGTTCGCGCGGTGCTCAGGTGACGGACATCGTGGTTCTGGTGGTTGCCGCAGATGACGCCGTGATGCCGCAGACGGTCGAGGCGATCAACCACGCCAAGGCCGCTAAGGTTCCGATGATTGTTGCGATCAACAAAATCGACAAACCGGGTGCAAACCCTGACAAAGTGCGCACCGATCTGTTGCAGCACGAAGTCATCGTCGAGAAAATGTCGGGCGAAGTGCAGGACGTTGAAGTGTCGGCCATCAATGGCGACGGCTTGGACGATCTGTTGGAAGCTATCGCGTTGCAGTCCGAACTGCTGGAGCTGAAAGCAAACCCGAATCGCGCCGCCCAAGGTGCCGTGATTGAGGCGCAGCTGGACGTGGGCCGCGGCCCTGTTGCCACGGTTTTGATCCAGAACGGGACATTGCGTCAGGGCGACATCTTTGTTGTGGGCGAGCAGTACGGCAAGGTCCGTGCGCTGATCAACGACAAGGGCGAGCGTATCAAGGAAGCGGGCCCATCGGTGCCTGTCGAGGTCCTGGGCCTGAATGGAACACCCGAAGCGGGTGACGTTCTGAACGTGACATCGACCGAAGCCCAAGCGCGCGAAATCGCTGAATATCGCGAGAAAGCCGCCAAGGACAAACGGGCCGCCGCCGGTGCCGCCACGACGCTGGAACAGCTGATGGCGAACGCCAAGGAAAACGAGAATGTCAGCGAATTGCCGATTTTGGTGAAAGCAGATGTTCAGGGCTCCGCCGAAGCGATCGTTCAGGCAATGGAGAAAATCGGCAACGACGAGGTGCGCGTGCGCGTGCTGCACTCGGGTGTTGGTGCCATCACAGAGACCGACGTGGGTCTGGCCGAGGCATCGGGTGCGCCGATCATGGGCTTTAACGTGCGGGCCAACGCATCGGCACGCAACACCGCCAACCAAAAGGGCGTCGAGATCCGCTATTATTCGGTGATCTATGACCTTGTGGACGATGTAAAAGCGGCCGCCTCCGGCCTGCTGAGCAACGAGATCAAAGAGAACTTTATTGGCTATGCCAACATCAAAGAGGTCTTCAAGGTCACGGGTATCGGCAAGGTCGCGGGCTGTCTGGTCACCGAAGGCGTCGCACGTCGCAGTGCTGGTGTGCGTCTGCTGCGCGACAACGTTGTGGTTCACGAGGGCACGCTGAAAACGCTGAAGCGCTTCAAAGACGAAGTGTCCGATGTGCAGTCCGGTCAGGAATGCGGTATGGCGTTCGAAAACTACGACGACATTCGCGAAGGCGATGTGATCGAGATTTTCGAGCGCGAAGAGGTGACACGCACACTTGCGTGA
- the nusA gene encoding transcription termination factor NusA gives MAITSANQLELLQTAEAVAREKMIDPGLVIEAMEESLARAAKSRYGAEMDIRVAIDRKTGRATFTRVRTVVEEDDLENYQSEFTVAQAKEYMDDPKVGDTFVEEVPPVEMGRIAAQSAKQVILQKVREAERDRQYEEFKDRAGTIINGLVKREEYGNVIVDVGAGEAILRRNEKIGRESYRPNDRIRVYIKDVRREQRGPQIFLSRTAPEFMAELFKMEVPEIYDGIIEIKAVARDPGSRAKIAVISYDNSIDPVGACVGMRGSRVQAVVNELQGEKIDIIPWNDDQPTFLVNALQPAEVSKVVLDEEAGKIEVVVPEEQLSLAIGRRGQNVRLASQLTGLDIDIMTEAEESARRQAEFELRTKLFMDTLDLDEFFAQLLVAEGFTSLEEVAYVEQDELLVIDGVDSDTANELQARARDVLAEQNKAALAAARELGVEDSLVEFEGLTPQMIEALAKDDVKTLEDFATCADWELAGGWTTVNGERVKDDGVLEPFDISLEEAQTMIMTARVLLGWVDPTELESDEEESDDTDEEAEA, from the coding sequence ATGGCTATTACATCTGCAAACCAGCTTGAGCTGCTGCAAACCGCCGAGGCTGTTGCCCGCGAAAAGATGATCGACCCCGGTCTGGTCATCGAGGCGATGGAAGAGTCGCTCGCCCGTGCTGCCAAAAGCCGCTATGGCGCAGAGATGGACATTCGTGTTGCCATCGACCGCAAGACCGGTCGCGCCACCTTTACCCGTGTGCGTACCGTGGTCGAAGAGGATGATTTGGAAAACTACCAGTCGGAATTCACGGTCGCGCAAGCCAAGGAATACATGGACGACCCCAAGGTCGGTGACACTTTTGTCGAAGAAGTGCCCCCCGTAGAAATGGGTCGGATCGCTGCGCAGTCTGCCAAGCAGGTGATCCTGCAAAAGGTCCGCGAAGCCGAACGTGACCGCCAGTACGAAGAATTCAAAGACCGCGCAGGCACGATCATCAACGGTCTGGTCAAGCGCGAGGAATATGGCAACGTCATCGTCGATGTCGGCGCAGGCGAGGCGATTTTGCGCCGGAACGAAAAGATCGGCCGCGAAAGCTATCGCCCGAACGATCGTATCCGCGTCTACATCAAGGACGTGCGCCGCGAGCAACGCGGGCCGCAGATTTTCCTGTCGCGGACCGCGCCCGAGTTCATGGCCGAGCTGTTCAAGATGGAAGTGCCCGAAATCTATGATGGCATTATCGAGATCAAGGCAGTCGCCCGCGACCCCGGTTCGCGCGCCAAGATTGCCGTGATAAGCTATGATAACTCGATTGACCCTGTCGGTGCCTGCGTTGGTATGCGCGGCAGCCGTGTTCAGGCCGTCGTGAACGAGCTTCAAGGCGAAAAGATTGATATTATTCCGTGGAACGACGACCAGCCCACATTCTTGGTGAACGCGCTGCAACCGGCAGAAGTGTCCAAAGTGGTTCTGGACGAAGAAGCGGGCAAGATCGAAGTTGTGGTTCCTGAAGAGCAACTGAGCCTGGCCATTGGCCGTCGTGGCCAGAACGTGCGTCTGGCCTCGCAGTTGACCGGTCTGGACATCGACATCATGACCGAAGCGGAAGAATCGGCCCGCCGTCAGGCCGAGTTCGAGCTGCGCACCAAACTGTTCATGGACACGCTGGATCTGGATGAATTCTTTGCCCAGCTGCTGGTCGCCGAAGGGTTCACCAGCCTCGAAGAGGTCGCTTATGTCGAGCAGGACGAACTGCTGGTCATCGACGGCGTCGATTCGGACACCGCAAACGAGCTGCAAGCCCGTGCGCGTGACGTGTTGGCCGAGCAGAACAAAGCCGCACTTGCAGCGGCCCGTGAGCTGGGTGTTGAAGACAGTCTGGTTGAATTCGAAGGCCTGACACCCCAAATGATCGAGGCGCTGGCCAAAGATGACGTCAAAACGCTGGAAGACTTTGCTACCTGCGCTGACTGGGAACTGGCTGGTGGCTGGACCACGGTGAATGGCGAGCGTGTCAAAGACGATGGCGTGCTTGAGCCCTTTGATATCAGTCTGGAAGAAGCGCAGACCATGATCATGACTGCGCGCGTTTTGCTGGGCTGGGTTGACCCGACCGAACTGGAGTCTGACGAAGAAGAGTCGGACGATACAGACGAGGAGGCCGAGGCCTGA
- the rimP gene encoding ribosome maturation factor RimP, whose protein sequence is MAEIITPVIEDLGFELVRVRLMSGKESILQIMAERPEGGIEVDDLAEISTAVSATLDVEDPILDTYTLEVSSPGIDRPLTRLKDFATFEGYEAKLETDELIDGRRRFKGELAGVEDDEVLINIEEGTIGLKFEWLSDAKLVLTDDLIKEMLRQRKQAGVLNEDAFDDIETEGSDEEKD, encoded by the coding sequence ATGGCCGAGATCATCACTCCGGTGATCGAGGATTTGGGGTTTGAACTGGTGCGCGTCCGTCTGATGAGTGGCAAGGAATCGATTCTGCAGATCATGGCCGAACGTCCCGAAGGCGGGATCGAGGTGGATGATCTGGCTGAAATCTCGACCGCCGTCAGCGCCACACTGGACGTCGAAGACCCGATTCTGGATACCTACACGCTGGAAGTCTCCAGCCCCGGTATCGACCGCCCGCTGACCCGCCTGAAGGACTTTGCGACCTTCGAAGGCTATGAGGCGAAGCTGGAAACCGACGAGCTGATCGACGGTCGCCGCCGCTTTAAGGGCGAGTTGGCCGGTGTCGAGGATGACGAGGTTCTGATTAACATCGAAGAGGGCACGATCGGCCTGAAGTTTGAATGGCTCAGCGATGCCAAACTGGTGCTGACCGACGACCTGATCAAAGAGATGCTGCGCCAACGCAAACAGGCGGGCGTTCTGAATGAAGATGCATTTGACGATATTGAGACCGAAGGGTCCGATGAGGAGAAAGACTGA
- a CDS encoding ABC transporter substrate-binding protein: MKRMDRRALFASGAAAALLAATGVQAQIVPRSGGRLRAALSGASRNDGWDLAPNGLFMMAAQHTVFEALTEVAADGSLRGALATGWSGSDGGQTWAFDLRPGVMFHDGNPLRAQDAVTSLAPYVDGSVRADGTTRVVVRLVQAQADLPYVLSGVLIRPVDADARAQGVGTGLYRVQKFDAGRQFIGARVPDHYKSARAGWFDTVEFVSIPAQEVRAEALRAGLVDAADVSGADVLADDRAFMHLPDAARCQQIVHRDIGVPAEIGTRHALDDLRMAERWWRV; the protein is encoded by the coding sequence ATGAAACGCATGGACCGTCGTGCATTGTTTGCTTCGGGTGCGGCTGCCGCGTTGCTGGCGGCGACAGGCGTGCAGGCGCAGATTGTGCCGCGCTCTGGTGGTCGGTTGCGGGCGGCCCTTTCGGGGGCGTCGCGCAATGATGGTTGGGATTTGGCGCCAAACGGTTTGTTCATGATGGCCGCGCAGCACACGGTGTTCGAGGCGCTGACCGAAGTGGCCGCTGATGGCAGTTTGCGCGGTGCGCTGGCGACCGGTTGGTCGGGTTCGGATGGCGGCCAGACTTGGGCGTTTGATCTGCGCCCGGGTGTGATGTTTCATGACGGCAATCCGCTGCGGGCGCAGGATGCTGTGACCAGTTTGGCGCCATACGTGGACGGCAGTGTGCGCGCCGATGGCACGACGCGCGTTGTAGTGCGGCTGGTGCAGGCGCAGGCCGATCTGCCCTATGTTTTGTCAGGTGTGCTGATCCGTCCGGTGGATGCCGATGCGCGGGCGCAGGGTGTGGGCACAGGGCTGTACCGCGTGCAGAAATTTGATGCGGGCCGCCAGTTCATCGGCGCGCGGGTGCCCGACCACTACAAGAGCGCACGCGCGGGGTGGTTCGACACGGTCGAGTTTGTGTCGATCCCCGCCCAAGAGGTCCGCGCCGAAGCGCTGCGAGCCGGTCTGGTGGACGCCGCCGACGTGTCAGGCGCAGATGTGCTGGCGGACGACCGCGCCTTTATGCACCTGCCCGATGCCGCGCGCTGCCAGCAAATCGTGCATCGCGACATTGGTGTTCCGGCGGAAATTGGCACACGGCACGCGCTGGATGATCTGCGCATGGCCGAACGCTGGTGGCGGGTGTAG
- the pip gene encoding prolyl aminopeptidase codes for MDKYPDQKRAVQYLYPPVDPFDHRMMDVGDGHKIYVEQCGNPSGIPVVVLHGGPGGGCSPAMRRYFDPAVFRVVLFDQRGCGRSRPYAAIENNTTWHLVRDIEVIRSALGIDNWIAFGGSWGATLALIYAQTHPGRVRDLVLRGVFTMTKAEIDWFYGGGAGKFWPEVWARFIAPIPEDERGDLVAAYHKRLFSGDRMVETKFGRAWASWENTLASIHSTGTGGEAPGEYARAFSRLENHYFINNGFLEFDGQILANMDRIADIPGTVVQGRYDMICPPQSAYAIVQKWPKGNLKMIRNAGHALSEPGISSELVRTMDRIGQTEQHV; via the coding sequence ATGGACAAGTACCCGGATCAAAAACGCGCAGTGCAATATCTGTACCCGCCGGTTGACCCGTTCGACCATCGGATGATGGATGTGGGCGACGGGCACAAGATTTATGTCGAGCAATGCGGCAATCCGTCAGGGATTCCTGTCGTTGTTTTGCATGGTGGTCCCGGTGGCGGATGCAGCCCTGCGATGCGGCGGTATTTCGATCCTGCTGTGTTTCGTGTGGTGCTGTTCGATCAGCGTGGCTGCGGGCGGTCGCGCCCCTATGCAGCGATCGAAAACAACACAACATGGCATCTGGTGCGCGACATCGAAGTGATCCGTAGTGCACTGGGCATCGACAACTGGATCGCCTTTGGTGGCAGTTGGGGTGCCACGCTGGCGCTGATCTATGCGCAGACCCATCCCGGCCGCGTCCGCGATCTGGTGCTGCGTGGCGTATTCACCATGACCAAGGCCGAGATCGACTGGTTCTACGGCGGCGGCGCAGGCAAATTCTGGCCCGAGGTTTGGGCGCGGTTCATCGCCCCAATCCCCGAGGACGAGCGGGGCGATTTGGTGGCGGCCTATCACAAGCGGCTGTTCAGCGGGGACCGGATGGTGGAAACCAAATTCGGGCGTGCTTGGGCATCGTGGGAAAATACGCTGGCGTCGATTCACAGCACTGGCACCGGTGGTGAAGCGCCGGGAGAATATGCGCGGGCGTTTTCGCGGCTTGAGAACCACTATTTCATAAACAACGGGTTTTTAGAGTTCGATGGCCAGATTTTGGCCAATATGGACAGGATTGCCGATATCCCGGGCACCGTGGTGCAGGGACGATATGACATGATCTGCCCACCGCAAAGCGCCTATGCCATCGTGCAGAAGTGGCCCAAGGGCAATCTCAAGATGATCCGCAATGCGGGGCATGCGCTGTCCGAGCCCGGGATCAGTTCGGAGCTGGTGCGCACAATGGATCGTATCGGCCAGACGGAGCAGCACGTATGA
- the ubiG gene encoding bifunctional 2-polyprenyl-6-hydroxyphenol methylase/3-demethylubiquinol 3-O-methyltransferase UbiG, protein MQAHHGTVDPAEVAKFEAMAAEWWDPTGKFKPLHMLNPCRLDYITTQIAAEFDRDLNMPDAFAGLRILDIGCGGGLLAEPMARLGAEVVGADAAAGNIPVAQVHAQQSGLQIDYRHTTAEDMAAAGEQFDAVLNMEVVEHVSDPLAYLTACHALLKPGGLHICSTLNRNPKSFAMAIIGAEHIMRWLPKGTHEWSKFITPDELFDLLKQAGLDPVDRQGFVFNPLTWAWRLSERDLSVNYVTASVKPR, encoded by the coding sequence ATGCAAGCGCATCACGGCACCGTAGATCCCGCAGAGGTCGCTAAATTCGAGGCAATGGCCGCCGAGTGGTGGGATCCCACGGGTAAATTCAAGCCACTGCACATGCTGAACCCCTGCCGGCTGGATTATATCACCACCCAGATCGCCGCCGAATTCGACCGCGATCTGAATATGCCCGACGCCTTTGCGGGCCTGCGCATTCTGGACATCGGTTGTGGTGGCGGATTGCTGGCCGAACCGATGGCACGGCTTGGGGCCGAGGTTGTGGGTGCAGATGCCGCTGCGGGCAATATACCCGTGGCACAGGTTCATGCCCAGCAATCGGGATTGCAAATCGACTATCGCCACACCACCGCCGAGGATATGGCGGCGGCGGGTGAACAGTTCGATGCCGTATTGAACATGGAAGTGGTCGAACACGTATCGGACCCGCTGGCCTATCTGACCGCGTGCCACGCGTTGCTGAAACCCGGCGGCTTGCACATTTGTTCCACGTTGAACCGCAACCCGAAATCCTTTGCGATGGCGATCATCGGGGCCGAACACATCATGCGCTGGCTGCCCAAGGGCACCCACGAATGGTCCAAGTTCATCACACCGGACGAGCTGTTTGATTTGCTGAAGCAGGCGGGGCTTGATCCTGTGGATCGTCAGGGATTCGTTTTCAACCCGCTCACTTGGGCTTGGCGGCTGTCTGAACGTGATCTAAGCGTGAACTATGTTACGGCCAGCGTGAAGCCACGCTAA
- a CDS encoding MarR family winged helix-turn-helix transcriptional regulator: MTQDKDALAIALFSEVLAADQTVRNRLGRVLPKGMEISHFSVLNSLAWHHGERTPAQLAETFNVTRGAMTNTLRKLQWQGYVHIRPDWDDARRKLVAISPAGAQAREAAVSAIAPLFRDLVDKVGEEQVRAAIPTLRELRNQLTDKA, from the coding sequence ATGACCCAAGACAAGGACGCATTGGCCATCGCGCTGTTCAGCGAGGTTTTGGCCGCCGATCAGACTGTACGCAACCGTCTGGGACGGGTGCTGCCCAAAGGTATGGAAATCTCGCATTTTTCGGTTCTGAACAGTCTGGCGTGGCACCACGGCGAACGCACGCCCGCGCAACTGGCCGAGACGTTCAACGTGACACGCGGGGCAATGACCAACACGTTGCGCAAGCTGCAATGGCAGGGCTATGTCCACATTCGTCCCGACTGGGACGATGCGCGGCGCAAGCTGGTGGCGATCAGCCCCGCAGGCGCGCAAGCTCGCGAAGCGGCGGTGTCCGCCATTGCGCCGCTATTTCGCGATCTGGTGGACAAAGTGGGCGAAGAACAGGTGCGTGCGGCCATTCCCACCCTGCGCGAATTGCGCAACCAGCTGACTGACAAGGCTTAG